From the genome of Deinococcus arcticus:
TCCTGCAGCAATATGGCCGTATACCTCATCGGTGCTGATGTGGTGCAGCCTCAGCCCCAGTTCCCTAGCCACTTCCAGTAATACATGCGTGCCCCGTACATTGGTGTCTGTAAAGACCAGTGGCCCCAAGATGCTCTGGTCCACGTGCGTCTCGGCTGCGAAGTTCACGATGAGGTTGATCTGATGGCCTACACAGGCTTCCCGCACAGTGGCCTGATCGGCGATGTCGCCTTGCACAAATGTCAAACGCGGATTCGACCAGAGGTCTTGCAGATTCTCTCTGCGCCCGGCATATGTCAGCTTGTCATAAACCACCACATGGTCGTTGCTGTGGTGCTCCAACCAGTAGCGCACAAAGTTGCTTCCGATAAATCCGCAGCCCCCCGTGACGAGGATTTTCTGAGGCTTAGTGTTCATATTGTAATCCCCTTGGGTTGGGTAGATGGCGCTTTCCTGCGGCGAAGACGGGTCTCAAATAGCCAGAAAAATGCCCAGACGAATGAGAAAGGACTGGTCAAAAACCGAAGAAGCAGGGGGACCAGCGTAAGGCGGCCAGCTCGAAATTCCGTAAGAGTCAATCGAGAACGAAATCTTTCAACGGCACGCTGGTATTGAGGATACTCATTCCTCATAATCGAGATTGCCGTCCAATTATCAGAATTATCAGAAACATTAGTAATATTTGACTCATGACGGCGATAAGAGGCATAAATTCCAGGCATAAAGCCAAAATTTCCCGAATTTTTAATAAGATATTCTATACAAAAAAGCCAATCACTAGCGATTGGCGCCTCAGTTCTAAAAGTGGGCCATTTTCTAGTGTTGACGAACATGACGCTGAGTGGCAAAAACTCCATACCGTTCTCGATTAATTCTTCTGCCGATCCCTCTATGATTTTTTCAGTAAAGTAATACCAATGCTGGCCAGTTTTAGATACAAAGGCTTCCACCTGATGATATGACAGAAGGTATTCTGGATGAGATTGCATAAATTCGACTTGCTTTCTGACTTTCCCCTGAATGTACAGATCATCTCCGCCTGTGAGGCAAACATATTCTCCACTACAAGCATCGAGAACAGCTTGGCAATTCTGGGCAAGACCTATATTTTTCTGCTGAAAAATTATCTTGAGTCTACCCGGATAGAGCTCATGCAGCTTGGTAAGAATATCCTGAGTTGAGTCTGCTGAGGCATCATCAGAGACGATAACTTCCAAGTTCTCGTAATCTTGATCTAAAATACTTGTAACAGTCTGTTCTATATACTTTTCTTGATTATAGGTGACCACTCCTACCGAAACTTTAGGACTTCCACTCAAGACTATCACTCATCCTTTAAAATGAATCTTCCGAATCCCGTTCATCATAGTGTCTTGAACCATGACTCCAAGATTATCTATCTGATCTTCTTCACAGCCAGCCGCCGTTAGATAGGAATTGCTTATACTCAAGCCGATGAGTGCCCACCGCTCCACCCTAACGTGTTTACGCTGGGCCAACTCATGGCTCTCGATACTACCAGTCGTCTATGTCCTTTCCCCTCTCGCACTCATCGGCTTACGCTGTCTCAGAACCTTGCCCCCAAGCGCGTGGGCCCTGCTCGGTATATATGTGCTCACACAGCTCGGACCCGTTCTTTTTACTCCTGTCCCTGCTCTGGCCCTTCTCGCGGCCACTTTCCGAACTCTGCTGCTGTTCGGCCTCATTGGTATAGGTCACTACCTGAGGGAAGCGCCGGCCATCCGTCCAGTTCTCTGGGGACTCGGCCTTGTGTACCTTACCGCCACAGTCTTTAGCCAGATCCAGGGTGTGGACTGGCTCAGCGGCCGCCTCATCCACCCCTATCTGACCACCACCTCCCTGGGACTGGCCGGCGCTTATGGCGTGTGGTTCTGTCTCTACCTGCCTGGCCGATGGACCTGGCGGGCACCGGGCGCCCTGCTGGCGCTGGGGATCCTGCTCGCCTCTGGCAGCCGTGGGCCGCTGCTGGCCACGGTGCTTGGCGTAATATTTGGCCTGATGATGGGCCGTCACCGACGCTGGTGGCTCACTGGGGCTGCGGGTATCACTGGCGCACTCCTGCTGGCTCTTGTGCTTGTGGGTCAAAAGGCGCAAATTGCAACCCTGGAGCGGTTCCAACAATTTGATCTCGCTGGCCGTCAAGTCATCTGGCAAAACACACTGGCACTGATTCAAGATGTGCCTCTGGGAGGAATAGGCAGCTACCGTGTGGGCACAGCGCTGGCGCCCACCGGCGACTGTTACTTCTTGACTGTGCCCGACAGATCAGACGCCTGCCCCGCATGGGTGCGGGCCAGTGGCCAGCCCTGGCTCATCGCCCACAATGGCGTCTTGCACCAGTGGGCTGAGACCGGGCCAGTGGGTACACTTGGCCTCTTCGCTCTTATCGGTACAGTCCTGTTTCTCAGTGTCAGACGCCGCGACGCCCTGGTTGTGGCAGCACTGAGTGGCGTCATTCTGACCAACATCATTGATAACACCTGGATTGTTCCTGGACTGATCAGTGGCGAACTGTTCTGGATCCTCGCAGGCACACAGCTGCGCCACCTCCAGAGCAAAGATCTGCGTGGCGCTTCCCTGACCAGTGCCGCTGTGTTCGCCGTCCTGTCTGTGCCCATTGTGGCCATTACCCTGCCCCAGCGCAGCGTCTCACCCCTGAACTTTCAACTGCTTGCCGCACCGCCAACCTTCACTCCTGGACAGGCATACCGGCTTGTGGCACAGCTGAAGGGTGAGGCTGGTCAATACCGCGCCTCCCTCAACAGCTGCACCATAGGTTGCCGCTCTGTGCGTATCACTGACTTCTCGGTGACGGCACAGGGGGGAACGCTGGCAATCCCAGACCTGACGCTGGCGAACGTCCCCCAGCAGCGACTTGAACTCCGCCTTTATGCAGGTGGCCCTCTGGCTCTAAAACCCTTGGCCGTCTACCGGTGGACTGTCAGGGCGACGTCTGCGGCTGCCAGCGCAACCCCGTGATCCTGAGATTGCGATCTGCTGTTTGCTTGGCGTATGGATTGGTCATACTCAGCGTCACCTCGCCGCCCTGAGCCTGGACGGTGTAGGTCGTGGGTGTTACAGCAGCTCGCCACATGGCCAGCTGACGCCCCCCCTGCACCACCCTGACCGCAGGCGCCTCACCTCCGGCAACCGTGCCCTTCATTCGCACGCGCAACGTCCCCGCGCGGCATAAGTTGTAAGGCACAGGATCGGGGTCCAGCAGCACCAGCAGGTCACTCTGGGGCACATACGTGTTTCGCGGATTTGTGGGAAGCCGGGTCGGGGTAAGGCGCTGACAGCCCAGCGCACCGGACCTGACCTGTTGAATTTCCACTGAGCGAACGTCGGCGCGGTAGTAGTCATTCAGATATGCAAGGCCAAGGGCGCCAGCACGGGGAACCGGCACCTGAATGGTCTGCTCGGTCTGCACGGGCACCTCCTGAAGCTGCTCCCCATCCAGCAGCACAGTCAGGTGGGGTACACCTGCCGCTGGCTCTGGCCTGAGCCTCACCTCCAGGCGACCCGGTCCACACACGCGGGTCCCCACAGCAGAGGCGCCCCAGAGATTCCAGCCCTCTTCCGAAGCCTGCGCCGCATTGGGTTCAGATAGATACACTGGCGTCCACTGGGGCACAGCGGCGCAGCTCCCACCACTGAAGGTGATGGGTGGGGGCGCAGGCGCATGGGTTAGCCACCAGGCCAGGCCGGCCACAGCAGCAACAAACAGCAGAACACTGGTGCCTGTGAGCGGACTACCCAGGGGAAAAGTCCCCATGTTCTTAGCTCTTCTGTTTCGGCGCCGCAGTGTACGCGTAACCGTAGCCGTAGCTTTGTTCCTCGCGCGCATTCACCTTGTTGACCACCGCGCCCAGGACCTTCAGGCCGCCGCGTTCCGCGCGCCGCAGTGCATTACGCACGGCAGCCAAGTTGGTACGGCCATACTCTGTGACCATGACGACCGCGTCTGCGTGCGTGCCAATCACCAGACCGTCTGCCAGAGCCAGGAGGGGCGCACTATCAATCAGCACTACGTCGTACTGGGCTCGCCACAGCTGCAGGGCGCGCCCAATATCCGCTCGGTTCAGCAATGAGAGGGTATCGTGCAGGCTGGGACCAGCGGGCAACATATCCACATTGGGTTCAACTTGCAGCACCTGAACGTTATCCGGGCTGAGCAGGGCTTCCTGTGTGGTTCTGACACCGCCCGTACCGCACAATTGATGCCACTGCCCCCCATCGTTGAATTTCTTCCAGACGGCTTCCTGTGTGCCGCGCCTGAGGTCTGCGTCCACAATCAGAACACGCTGACCACTGGCGGCAAAGCCGTCGCCCAGTGTGGCAGCCAGACTGCTCTTGCCTTCGCCCGGTGCTGTGCTCGTGATCAGGATAATAGGACGGTCCTTGCCCTGCAGCGCCGTCATGAGATTGACCCGTAGAAAGCCGATCGCCTCATACAAGCCGGCCTGGCGCGCGGCGCGTACTATGCCAGAAAAAACAATGTCCCGCTGCCGCAGTCTGGGAATGGTGGCCAGAGTAGGCAAGTTCATGACCAGCAGATCATCCTCGCCACGAACAGCGCGGTCCGTCACACTCAACATGGACAGAAGCCCAAGTCCAATGAGACCAGACAATAGACTGACCAGGAGGGCATTTCGCAGTGGCCGGGGCGCATCGGGCGTGAGGGGCGCCACAGCACTGGACAGGCGACTGAGGCTGCCCATGGTGGAATCTTCCAGAATCAGCACACTCGCCAGGTTGGTTTGCAAGGTGGCGCGCCGGGCAATCAGCGTCTGGCGCTCAACCCCAGATGCCCGCCCGATCTGTTCATCCAGCTGCGCCAGCTGGGCGCGGTACCCCGCAGCGGCGCGCCGCACATTCTCCACAGCGCGTCCACGGTCCCAGTCCAGCAACGACTGGGCCGCCAGATTCGCCAGCAGGGCAGCACCCTGTGCTGTATTCGCACGTGCCGTCAGGGTGTGCACGCCACTGCCACCCGCGTAAGGATCAATCTCTGAGCCCAGATGCAGACTGCTCAGCGTCTGCGAAGCCAGCTGCTGCTGCAAAGCCGCCGTTATCTGCGCGCGCTCTGCACCAGGAAGATCCGCTCGTCCTTTGAGATTGGCCACAATAGGCTCAATGACTGATGTGCTCTTCAGGGCCTGTTGCAGGGCACCTTCGGGCAGGATGGGGGCGCGAATGACTGCGTTGCCAAACGCAGCGTCTGCACCCTGATTGCCCGCGGAAAGCAGGGTCGCCCTGGCCGCGTAAATGGCCGGCTGCGAGCGTGACCAGAAGTAAGTCGCCAGACCCAGCATCAGCGCGGCTCCTATCAGCCAGCCAAGCCGGCGGCGAACGCCCCGCCACAAAACCCCGAGATCCACTTCCTGTTCGGTTCTGGTGTGCTGGGTCATTCCTCAGCGTTCCTTCTGCCTGGTTTCAATGCGTCAACCTGCCTTTGATTTGAAATCACACACCACGCTTGGCCGCTCGCGTTCTGGAGCGCGGCCCCGCAAAGCGACAGCTTAAACTGCAAGCACCTGACGTCGCAGGTTACTGCATGATACGAGATGAATCCCGATCTACCATGGCCTTGCCAGTCACTTCTGAAGTGTAGAGGAAAACGTAAGCCTTAGGCCAGGGAAGCATGGGGCGGCCCTCCCTTACAGTCATGGGGTGAAAGCCATTATTCCTGCTGCTGGCCTGGGCACCCGACTTCGTCCCCTGACCTACACCCGCCCCAAGCCTGTGCTGCGGGTGGCCGGCTACCCTATCATCTGCCACGCCATCGGCACGCTGCAGCAGGCCGGCATCACCGAGATCGGCATTGTGGTTTCCGACATCACGCGCGACGAAATTCAGCATGCCGTCGAGCACCTGCAGGGCGTGCAACTCACCCTGATCAACCAGCACGAGCAGCTGGGCCTGGGACACGCGGTGCTCACCGCCCGCGAGTGGGTGGGGCAGGATGACTTCTGCGTGTACCTGGGCGACAACCTCTTTGAATTTGGTGCCCGGCCGTTTGTCGAGCGCTTTGGGCAGACGCGGCCCACCGCCCTGATTGCCCTGGTGGAGGTCGAGAACCCCACTGCCTTTGGAGTGGCTGAACTGCAGGGCGAACAGATCACGCGCCTGGTGGAAAAGCCGGCCGTGCCGCCCAGCAACTTGGCCGTCGCCGGGCTGTACTGCTTCACGCCGGAACTGTTTGAAGTGCTGGACGGCATGCCCGCCTCGGCGCGGGGTGAGTACGAGATCACGGACGGCATTCAGGGCCTGATTGAGCGTGGCTGCACCGTGACCGGGCAGGCGGTGCAGGGCTGGTGGAAGGACACGGGCCGCCCGGCCGATCTGCTGGACGCCAACCGCCTGCTGCTGGAACGCATTGAAAGCAATATTCAGGGCGTGGTGGAAGACGCGCAGCTCACGGGGCATGTGGTGGTGCCGGCCAGCGCCCGCGTCACGCGCAGCAAGATCCTGGGCCCGGTGCTGCTGGGCGAGGACGTGGTCATTGAAGACGCCTATATCGGCCCCTTTACCAGCATCGGCAAGGGCAGCGTGGTGCGCGGCGCCGAGGTTGAGCACAGCGTGGTGGATGAGGGCGCCATTATTGAGCACGTCTCCACCCGCCTGCAGGACTGCCTGATTGGCGTGCGCGCCCAGGTGCGCGGCGGGCGCACGCTGCCCCGCACCCACAAGCTCACGATCAGCGATGCCAGCGTGGTCGAGCTGGCCTAGGGCAGGGCGCTGGCCCGCCCACCACCCCAGCGCCCCCCACTTCGTTCACAGGCTCAGGGTTCTGTCAGCCCCCCGGCTCTATCATGAAGCCATGACCGATTCACCTCGAATTCACCTGGGGGCCCTGCTGCGTTCCTCGTCGGACGACGCCCACGCACGGGGCACCCTTGATCACCTCCAGTACGAGCAGGGCGATACGCAGCAGGTGCTGCGCTTTGCCCAGCCCGCGCCGTTCGAGGTGAGCGTCAATGCCCTGGGCAGCCATGAGATGTACCTGCAAGGCACCTTCGAGCCAGTGCTGGTGATGGAATGCGCCCGCTGCCTGCGCGAGGTGCCAGTGCCGCTGACGCTGCGCCTGGGCAGCCTGATGCGCTACGAGCCTTCCGTGAATACCCCCTTTCTGGAGGAGGCCGACTCTGGCGAGGAGGTGCTGGTGTTTGGCGCCCCCGAACTGGACCTCAGCGCGTATCTGGCGGAGTCGGCGCTGCTGGCGGCCCCGCTGAGCGTGCTGCACGACGACGCCTGCAAGGGCCTGTGCCAGGTCTGCGGCCACGACCTGAATGGGGGCCCCTGCGAGCACAGCGCCCAGGTGCCGGTGGAAGCCATTGACGATGATCTGGGCACCCCCGAGGGCTCGCTGCACGCCAAGCAGAATCCCTTTGCCGCCCTGGCCGACCTGAAGGTGCCCGAGGAGTGACCAAGCTCACGCACTTCCGGGGCGGGCAGCCCCAGATGGTGGACGTGACGGCCAAGGCGCCCACCCCCCGGGAGGCCACCGCCGAGGCCTGGGTGCGCCTGCCTCCTGGCGCCCGCGCCGCCCTGGAAGCCGGCACCAGCCCCAAGGGCGATCCCCTGGTGGTGGCCCGGCTGGCTGGCCTGGCCGGCAGCAAGCGCACAGCCGATCTGGTGCTGCTGTGCCACCCCATTCCCGTGACCGGGGCCGAGGTGCAGCTCACACTGGAGCCCGGCGGGGTGCGGGTGTGGGCCCGGGTCCACACCACGGCGCCCACGGGCGTGGAGATGGAAGCCCTGACGGCCGTAACGGTGGCCGCCCTGAACGTCTACGACATGCTCAAGGCGGCCAGCAAGGCCATCGAGATCACCGGGGTGCGGCTGCTGAGCAAATCCGGCGGCAAGAGCGGTCCCTATCGGGCGGGGACCGCCGACCCAACAGGCGAGGTGGGAACGCCAGACGCCCCAGTCCCGTAGAGGAAACGTATGGGCGTGGAGACTCACAATTCT
Proteins encoded in this window:
- a CDS encoding glycosyltransferase family 2 protein; translation: MSGSPKVSVGVVTYNQEKYIEQTVTSILDQDYENLEVIVSDDASADSTQDILTKLHELYPGRLKIIFQQKNIGLAQNCQAVLDACSGEYVCLTGGDDLYIQGKVRKQVEFMQSHPEYLLSYHQVEAFVSKTGQHWYYFTEKIIEGSAEELIENGMEFLPLSVMFVNTRKWPTFRTEAPIASDWLFCIEYLIKNSGNFGFMPGIYASYRRHESNITNVSDNSDNWTAISIMRNEYPQYQRAVERFRSRLTLTEFRAGRLTLVPLLLRFLTSPFSFVWAFFWLFETRLRRRKAPSTQPKGITI
- a CDS encoding O-antigen ligase family protein; translated protein: MSAHRSTLTCLRWANSWLSILPVVYVLSPLALIGLRCLRTLPPSAWALLGIYVLTQLGPVLFTPVPALALLAATFRTLLLFGLIGIGHYLREAPAIRPVLWGLGLVYLTATVFSQIQGVDWLSGRLIHPYLTTTSLGLAGAYGVWFCLYLPGRWTWRAPGALLALGILLASGSRGPLLATVLGVIFGLMMGRHRRWWLTGAAGITGALLLALVLVGQKAQIATLERFQQFDLAGRQVIWQNTLALIQDVPLGGIGSYRVGTALAPTGDCYFLTVPDRSDACPAWVRASGQPWLIAHNGVLHQWAETGPVGTLGLFALIGTVLFLSVRRRDALVVAALSGVILTNIIDNTWIVPGLISGELFWILAGTQLRHLQSKDLRGASLTSAAVFAVLSVPIVAITLPQRSVSPLNFQLLAAPPTFTPGQAYRLVAQLKGEAGQYRASLNSCTIGCRSVRITDFSVTAQGGTLAIPDLTLANVPQQRLELRLYAGGPLALKPLAVYRWTVRATSAAASATP
- a CDS encoding carbohydrate-binding domain-containing protein, with the translated sequence MQTEQTIQVPVPRAGALGLAYLNDYYRADVRSVEIQQVRSGALGCQRLTPTRLPTNPRNTYVPQSDLLVLLDPDPVPYNLCRAGTLRVRMKGTVAGGEAPAVRVVQGGRQLAMWRAAVTPTTYTVQAQGGEVTLSMTNPYAKQTADRNLRITGLRWQPQTSP
- a CDS encoding polysaccharide biosynthesis tyrosine autokinase — encoded protein: MTQHTRTEQEVDLGVLWRGVRRRLGWLIGAALMLGLATYFWSRSQPAIYAARATLLSAGNQGADAAFGNAVIRAPILPEGALQQALKSTSVIEPIVANLKGRADLPGAERAQITAALQQQLASQTLSSLHLGSEIDPYAGGSGVHTLTARANTAQGAALLANLAAQSLLDWDRGRAVENVRRAAAGYRAQLAQLDEQIGRASGVERQTLIARRATLQTNLASVLILEDSTMGSLSRLSSAVAPLTPDAPRPLRNALLVSLLSGLIGLGLLSMLSVTDRAVRGEDDLLVMNLPTLATIPRLRQRDIVFSGIVRAARQAGLYEAIGFLRVNLMTALQGKDRPIILITSTAPGEGKSSLAATLGDGFAASGQRVLIVDADLRRGTQEAVWKKFNDGGQWHQLCGTGGVRTTQEALLSPDNVQVLQVEPNVDMLPAGPSLHDTLSLLNRADIGRALQLWRAQYDVVLIDSAPLLALADGLVIGTHADAVVMVTEYGRTNLAAVRNALRRAERGGLKVLGAVVNKVNAREEQSYGYGYAYTAAPKQKS
- a CDS encoding glucose-1-phosphate thymidylyltransferase; the encoded protein is MKAIIPAAGLGTRLRPLTYTRPKPVLRVAGYPIICHAIGTLQQAGITEIGIVVSDITRDEIQHAVEHLQGVQLTLINQHEQLGLGHAVLTAREWVGQDDFCVYLGDNLFEFGARPFVERFGQTRPTALIALVEVENPTAFGVAELQGEQITRLVEKPAVPPSNLAVAGLYCFTPELFEVLDGMPASARGEYEITDGIQGLIERGCTVTGQAVQGWWKDTGRPADLLDANRLLLERIESNIQGVVEDAQLTGHVVVPASARVTRSKILGPVLLGEDVVIEDAYIGPFTSIGKGSVVRGAEVEHSVVDEGAIIEHVSTRLQDCLIGVRAQVRGGRTLPRTHKLTISDASVVELA
- a CDS encoding DUF177 domain-containing protein translates to MTDSPRIHLGALLRSSSDDAHARGTLDHLQYEQGDTQQVLRFAQPAPFEVSVNALGSHEMYLQGTFEPVLVMECARCLREVPVPLTLRLGSLMRYEPSVNTPFLEEADSGEEVLVFGAPELDLSAYLAESALLAAPLSVLHDDACKGLCQVCGHDLNGGPCEHSAQVPVEAIDDDLGTPEGSLHAKQNPFAALADLKVPEE
- the moaC gene encoding cyclic pyranopterin monophosphate synthase MoaC, which gives rise to MTKLTHFRGGQPQMVDVTAKAPTPREATAEAWVRLPPGARAALEAGTSPKGDPLVVARLAGLAGSKRTADLVLLCHPIPVTGAEVQLTLEPGGVRVWARVHTTAPTGVEMEALTAVTVAALNVYDMLKAASKAIEITGVRLLSKSGGKSGPYRAGTADPTGEVGTPDAPVP